Proteins encoded by one window of Winogradskyella sp. PG-2:
- a CDS encoding TonB-dependent receptor — protein MKKLLVLLCLVVAGSSFAQIKMQGIVKDSIGTPLELANIIAINQESNTLESYAITDDKGKYILSLGKNGTYKIQVSYIGLKTFEEIITTNEEGITKDYKLVPDNSLDAVELTYEMPVTIKGDTLIYNADSFKNGSERKLEDVLKKLPGVEINDDGNIEVEGKEVSKLMVNGKDFFDGDTKLATKNIPSNAVDKVQVLRNYAEVGQLRGVQNNQDNVAINIKLKEGKENFWFGDITAGAGTAPSPNDELYLVQPKLFYYSPKYSINLIGDMNNIGEVALTNRDLRGFGGGFRLPSRTSGTSINLGNNGLGGLTNVQNSQEVVTKLATANFSYSPNKALDLSGFLIYNSSRLRTREDSFIDYIEIEDDPSTPEDESASLPPDEATISRGREASNQAIAKLSASYKPNVNNQLDYDILGRFSDDQEKQDLFSSVVGNTDQVDEAKPYSFNQNVNYYYTLNENNIFAFEAQHLLKDEDPFYNALLTNDPTNNDSPDEDAFDSTAEGLGFDRDQFGYNINQEQRVKSNQLDAKLDYYNILNAKSNINLTLGTILSNQKFNSNIFQFLDDGTRLDPTPTTTDLDGNLLSATNDDVEYRFRDLYLGVHYRFKTGKFTFTPGVSFHAYGNQNTQAGTTFEDNFFNVLPDFEARIQFKKSESLQLNYNMTNTFTDVTNIAEGLVLNNFNSIQFGNPELQNALSHNVRLFYSSFNLFNYTNVFAGANYSKNIDQIRSLTNFESVIRTSSFFNSQFADESASVFGRVQRTFGKFRASLRTNFNYSKNNQFVQGRQSLNESFTQTYTPEIRTNFREAPNVRLRYRYTVRDNDQGTNTTKFITRAPSVEFDAYILDAVTFVTDFTYNEQESNGEKVAFKTWNASLRYRKDRDAKWEYSLRASNLLDIDSNISNGAGNISVFSSETFIQPRFITFRLTYTL, from the coding sequence ATGAAAAAATTATTAGTGCTACTATGTTTAGTAGTAGCAGGTAGTTCATTTGCCCAAATTAAAATGCAAGGCATCGTAAAAGATAGTATTGGTACGCCATTAGAACTTGCAAATATAATTGCTATTAATCAAGAGTCTAATACATTAGAGTCTTATGCGATTACTGATGATAAGGGTAAATATATTTTGTCTCTAGGAAAGAATGGTACTTATAAAATACAAGTAAGTTATATAGGCTTAAAAACATTTGAAGAAATAATCACTACAAATGAAGAGGGTATTACCAAGGACTATAAATTAGTCCCAGATAATTCTTTAGATGCTGTAGAATTGACCTATGAAATGCCTGTGACCATAAAAGGAGACACGTTAATTTATAATGCAGATTCTTTTAAAAATGGTTCTGAAAGGAAGTTAGAGGATGTCCTTAAAAAACTACCAGGTGTTGAGATTAATGATGATGGAAATATTGAAGTCGAAGGAAAAGAGGTTAGTAAGTTAATGGTAAATGGAAAAGACTTTTTTGATGGTGATACTAAACTAGCAACTAAAAATATTCCGTCTAATGCTGTAGATAAAGTACAAGTGTTAAGAAATTATGCTGAGGTAGGTCAGTTAAGAGGTGTTCAAAATAATCAAGATAATGTTGCCATAAATATTAAGTTAAAAGAAGGTAAAGAAAACTTCTGGTTTGGTGATATCACAGCAGGTGCAGGTACAGCACCTTCACCAAATGACGAATTATATTTAGTACAACCAAAATTATTTTATTACAGTCCTAAGTATAGTATAAATCTTATTGGAGATATGAATAATATAGGTGAAGTGGCTTTAACAAATAGAGATTTAAGAGGCTTTGGCGGAGGATTTAGATTGCCAAGTAGAACTAGTGGTACGAGTATTAATTTAGGTAATAATGGACTTGGTGGTTTAACCAATGTTCAAAATTCGCAAGAAGTCGTTACAAAATTAGCTACAGCTAATTTTAGTTACTCACCTAATAAGGCTTTGGATTTAAGTGGTTTTCTTATCTATAATAGTAGTCGATTAAGAACTAGAGAAGATAGTTTTATAGATTATATAGAAATCGAAGATGATCCAAGCACACCAGAAGATGAGTCGGCTAGTCTTCCACCAGATGAAGCGACAATTTCAAGAGGTAGAGAAGCATCTAACCAAGCTATAGCTAAATTGAGTGCATCTTATAAACCTAACGTTAATAATCAATTAGATTATGATATTTTAGGACGTTTTTCAGATGATCAAGAAAAGCAGGATTTATTCTCCTCTGTAGTTGGTAACACAGATCAGGTAGATGAAGCAAAACCATATAGTTTTAACCAAAATGTAAATTATTATTATACGCTAAATGAAAATAATATTTTCGCTTTTGAAGCACAACATTTATTAAAAGACGAAGATCCATTCTACAATGCGTTATTAACAAACGATCCTACAAATAATGACTCGCCAGATGAGGATGCTTTTGATAGTACAGCAGAAGGTTTAGGTTTTGATAGAGATCAGTTTGGTTATAATATTAATCAAGAACAGCGAGTTAAGTCTAATCAATTAGATGCAAAATTAGATTACTATAATATCTTAAACGCCAAGAGTAATATTAATTTAACCTTAGGAACTATTTTAAGTAATCAGAAATTTAATTCAAATATATTTCAATTTTTAGATGATGGTACACGATTAGATCCTACTCCAACAACTACTGATTTAGATGGTAATTTATTATCAGCTACTAATGATGATGTAGAGTATCGTTTTAGAGATCTTTATTTAGGTGTGCATTACCGATTTAAAACTGGTAAATTCACCTTTACACCAGGTGTATCCTTCCATGCTTATGGCAACCAAAATACACAAGCAGGTACAACATTTGAAGATAATTTTTTTAATGTATTACCAGACTTTGAAGCTCGTATTCAGTTTAAAAAGAGTGAGAGTCTCCAGTTAAACTATAATATGACAAATACATTTACAGATGTGACTAACATCGCTGAAGGTTTAGTATTAAATAATTTTAATAGTATTCAGTTTGGTAACCCTGAGTTGCAAAATGCCCTTTCTCATAATGTAAGATTGTTTTATAGTAGCTTTAATCTTTTTAATTATACAAATGTATTTGCAGGTGCAAACTATAGTAAGAATATAGATCAGATTAGATCCTTAACAAATTTTGAAAGTGTAATTAGAACAAGCTCATTCTTTAATTCGCAGTTTGCAGATGAGAGCGCTTCGGTATTTGGACGTGTACAGCGTACTTTTGGAAAATTTAGAGCTAGTTTAAGAACAAATTTTAACTACAGTAAGAACAATCAATTTGTCCAAGGAAGACAATCTCTAAATGAGAGTTTTACACAGACTTACACCCCAGAAATAAGAACTAACTTTCGAGAAGCGCCTAATGTAAGATTAAGATATCGATATACTGTAAGAGATAACGATCAAGGTACTAATACTACTAAATTTATTACAAGAGCACCATCTGTAGAGTTTGATGCTTATATATTAGACGCTGTGACTTTTGTAACTGATTTTACATATAATGAGCAAGAAAGTAATGGTGAAAAAGTGGCTTTTAAAACATGGAATGCATCATTGCGTTACAGAAAAGATAGAGATGCCAAATGGGAATATTCGTTAAGAGCCTCTAACTTATTAGATATTGACTCTAATATTAGTAATGGTGCTGGTAATATTTCTGTATTTAGTTCAGAAACATTTATACAACCAAGATTTATTACGTTTAGGTTGACGTATACATTATAG
- a CDS encoding GLPGLI family protein, whose translation MKTPFLKLTLSLFALCFVSMSFSQDFQGKAYYMSKTTMNMDDFGGREMTPERKKQMEERMKSFLEKEYILTFNKEESIYKEDEKLEAPGAGGRGFGGFSSSLTGGPKYKNVKSKEVVQDQEFFGKQFLIKDELKNLEWKMGSETKKIGNYTCFKATATKTVDEFDWRSMRRRGGRDGNRDQKKDSTKTDEAKTNSDDPMSEIEVPKTIEVVAWYTPQIPINQGPDSYWGLPGLILEINADRTTILCTKIVMNPEEKEDINKPSKGDEVTQAEYTEIITKKMNEMREMYRGRGGRGGRGGGRRN comes from the coding sequence ATGAAAACACCTTTTTTAAAATTAACATTATCGCTATTTGCACTTTGTTTTGTATCCATGTCTTTTTCACAAGATTTTCAAGGTAAAGCTTATTACATGTCTAAAACAACCATGAATATGGATGACTTTGGAGGAAGAGAGATGACCCCAGAACGTAAAAAGCAGATGGAGGAGCGTATGAAAAGCTTTTTAGAAAAAGAATACATACTAACGTTTAATAAAGAAGAATCTATCTATAAAGAAGATGAAAAACTTGAAGCACCTGGTGCGGGTGGACGTGGTTTTGGTGGATTTAGTAGTAGTCTTACCGGAGGTCCAAAATATAAAAATGTAAAATCTAAAGAAGTTGTACAAGATCAAGAGTTCTTTGGAAAACAGTTTTTAATTAAAGATGAACTCAAAAATCTCGAATGGAAAATGGGTTCTGAGACCAAGAAAATTGGAAACTATACATGTTTCAAGGCTACAGCGACTAAAACGGTGGATGAATTTGATTGGAGAAGTATGAGAAGAAGGGGCGGAAGAGATGGAAATAGAGACCAAAAGAAGGATTCAACTAAAACTGATGAAGCTAAAACAAATTCAGACGATCCAATGAGTGAAATTGAAGTCCCTAAAACTATTGAAGTTGTAGCATGGTATACTCCACAAATACCAATTAATCAAGGACCAGACAGTTATTGGGGTTTGCCTGGATTAATTTTAGAGATTAATGCAGATCGTACCACAATTTTATGTACAAAAATTGTCATGAATCCTGAAGAAAAAGAGGACATTAATAAACCAAGTAAAGGTGATGAAGTTACTCAAGCAGAATACACAGAAATAATTACTAAGAAAATGAATGAAATGCGTGAAATGTACCGAGGTCGTGGAGGACGAGGTGGAAGAGGTGGCGGACGAAGAAACTAA
- a CDS encoding GLPGLI family protein, with translation MKSILLKFSLISITLLSSIVFNKNENLDYTPQDFQGKAYYISKSNMELGKWGARLSEAQKKQIAARLKNRLEKTYVLTFNKEESYFDEQDKLDAMSGATDSWGKNFTQGNQYKNVKTNSQVQNQEFYGKKFLVKDSLLGINWEMGKETKVIGNYTCFKATASIPTNELTWYDFSWNRLRSSNSNEGDSKEEGAEEVVVDMTDVEAWYAPQIPVSHGPSEYWGLPGLILEVSAGNTTMLCSKIVMNPEEKTEIEAPEKGKIITKAAYQNTIVEKMKEFRNNRMGRPRG, from the coding sequence ATGAAATCAATTCTTTTAAAATTTAGTTTAATATCTATTACTTTATTAAGCTCTATAGTTTTTAATAAAAATGAAAATCTAGATTATACGCCTCAAGATTTTCAGGGCAAAGCCTATTATATTTCAAAGTCTAACATGGAGTTGGGAAAATGGGGAGCACGATTAAGCGAAGCACAAAAAAAACAAATTGCAGCGCGATTAAAAAATAGATTAGAAAAAACTTACGTTTTAACCTTTAATAAAGAAGAATCTTATTTTGATGAACAAGATAAATTAGACGCTATGTCAGGAGCAACAGATTCTTGGGGGAAGAACTTTACACAAGGTAATCAGTATAAAAATGTAAAAACTAATAGTCAAGTTCAGAATCAAGAGTTCTATGGAAAAAAATTCTTAGTAAAGGATAGCTTGTTAGGTATCAACTGGGAAATGGGAAAAGAAACAAAGGTAATAGGAAACTATACGTGTTTTAAAGCTACAGCATCAATACCAACGAATGAATTAACTTGGTATGATTTTTCATGGAATCGTTTAAGAAGCTCAAACAGTAATGAAGGAGATTCCAAAGAAGAAGGTGCTGAAGAAGTAGTTGTAGATATGACTGATGTTGAAGCATGGTATGCGCCTCAAATCCCTGTTAGTCACGGACCTTCAGAGTATTGGGGTTTACCTGGTTTAATTTTAGAAGTTAGTGCAGGCAATACAACGATGTTGTGTTCTAAAATAGTGATGAATCCTGAGGAGAAAACTGAGATAGAGGCACCAGAAAAAGGCAAGATTATTACAAAGGCTGCATATCAAAATACAATAGTTGAAAAGATGAAAGAATTTCGTAATAATAGAATGGGAAGACCAAGAGGTTAA
- a CDS encoding GLPGLI family protein, whose product MAIIIRTLVIALTLAFTGIHAQDFQGIATYKTQRQIDIKMDSTQVNNEMQAQMMEMMKKQFQKTYKLTFNKAASLYKEEESLAKPQAAMGGEFQVVMVGAGGGSDVLYKNTKENRYADQKDTMGKMFLVKDEIEPIEWKLEADSKYIGEYQCYKATYTKMVEVFNESGFSIDDDDEKEEEEEKEPEMEERTITAWYTPQIPVNNGPAMYQGLPGLILEIHDGKLTVICSKIVLNPEDKIEIKEPEKGKEVNQKKYDDITEKKAKEMMERYRPRKGREGESISITIGG is encoded by the coding sequence ATGGCAATAATTATTAGAACATTGGTGATAGCGTTAACATTAGCATTCACAGGTATTCATGCACAAGATTTCCAAGGCATTGCGACTTACAAAACGCAGCGTCAAATAGACATAAAGATGGATAGCACTCAAGTAAATAATGAGATGCAAGCTCAGATGATGGAGATGATGAAGAAGCAATTTCAAAAAACCTATAAACTTACTTTTAATAAAGCAGCTTCTCTATACAAAGAAGAAGAGAGCCTTGCGAAACCACAAGCTGCAATGGGAGGCGAATTCCAAGTGGTTATGGTAGGTGCTGGAGGTGGATCAGATGTACTTTATAAAAATACAAAGGAGAACCGATATGCAGACCAAAAGGATACAATGGGAAAAATGTTTTTAGTAAAAGATGAGATTGAGCCTATTGAATGGAAGCTAGAAGCAGACTCTAAGTACATAGGAGAATATCAATGTTATAAAGCAACATACACAAAAATGGTAGAAGTTTTTAATGAAAGTGGTTTTAGCATTGATGATGATGATGAAAAAGAAGAAGAGGAAGAAAAAGAGCCAGAAATGGAAGAGCGCACTATAACTGCATGGTATACACCGCAAATCCCTGTGAATAATGGACCAGCTATGTATCAAGGTTTACCAGGTTTGATTTTAGAGATTCATGATGGGAAGCTAACTGTGATTTGTAGTAAAATTGTCTTAAATCCTGAGGACAAGATTGAGATAAAAGAGCCAGAAAAAGGTAAAGAAGTTAATCAAAAAAAGTACGACGACATTACGGAAAAAAAGGCAAAAGAAATGATGGAACGTTACAGACCTAGAAAAGGTAGAGAGGGAGAAAGTATCTCTATTACTATAGGTGGCTAA